GATAATGAAGCTCTGCATGATCGTCGCGAGCGCGTTCTTGCGACGGACAAGGCCGCCGTAGAAGAAGGCAAGGCCCGGTGTCATGAGGAGCACGAGCGCGGCCGAGGTCAGCAACCACGCCGTGTCGCCCGTGTCAATCTTGGAAGCCGGCGCCGCGGCAGGCGCGGCAGCCGGCGCGACCGCCTGCCCAGCGGCGCCGGCCGCGAAGGCAAAGAAGATACCCGCCATACCCATGCCAACGAGGATGATGCGCCAGATCTTGCTCAACTCCCTCTCCCTGCGTGAAGATTTCGCAACCGGTCCCGATCTGAGTCGAGATACTACGGGCCCGGCCCCTCGGAGAATAGAGTCAAGTTGCCCGAAATGGTGCCAGTATAATTGTGCGCAATGTCCTATCTTGAGGAGCCTCAGGGCCGTCCCCTACGTGAAGCGGAGCGGAAGCGACGCTTGGACATGGTCTCTGATCTCATGCGTCGCCTGGGGCTCGCATGTATCGTGACGGCGCCGAACGCCGACGGCGACGGGCGGCTGCAGCCCGACTCCCAGTACCTCGCCGCGTGCGGGGCCGTTCCGACGGCCTGCATTGTCCCGGCCGACGGTCCGGGCGTCGCGCTCGACGTTCAGAGGGTATGCGCTGATGGGTGGCCAGACCCGTCGGCGCCGCAACACGAGACCATCGATCGCCTCATGCGCGAAATCGCCGCGCGTGTTCGCGCGGCGATCCCAACACGCGGCCGCTGCGGGATCACGGGGATTGGCGGCACGGCGGGCGCGCCCGACGGATCGGCTCCGTACGGCTTCGTCCGCACCCTCGCGACGGCGCTCCCGGGCGTGGAATGGGTCGACGTTTCCGAAGAGCTCCGCGCCATCCGCGAGATCAAGAGCGACGACGAGCGGGCATTGGTGGCCAAGGCGGTAGCGAACCTGGACTGTGCGATCTACCGTGCCGCGAACGTCGCTACGCCCGGCTCGTCTGAGCTGGCCGTCTGGTCAGCGATGATGGGCGAGCTTGTCGCGACGGGCAGCGATCCATCCGTCACGTGCCGGTGGGGAAGCGGTCTTCGCCCGCGGATTCTCGATCGGCCGACCCATGGCGAGCTGCAACGCGGATCATTGATTTTGATAGATCTCGAGGCAAGCGTCAGCGGCTACCGCACCCGGGCAGGCGGAGCCATCGCCCTTGAAGGGTGTGATGCGCTGTATCGGGACCTGTATCAGATGGTTGGGATCTACTGGTCGGCGTGCGTTTCCGGTCTCGCCAAGGCCGGCACATGGGCAAGGCTGGACGCCGAGCAGGCCACCATCCTCGAGCGGATCGCGAGCGATGCCGGCCTACCGGCTAAGCTGCGGGGTTCGCTCACCGTCGAGGGCTGCGGCCTCGGTCTCGACGCGCCGCGGCACCCCGCATCCCCTGCTGGCGAGCCGCCATCAGGGCCGATTCGCGCGGGGTCGGTCTTCGCCCTCACCGCGTCGCTGACCGTCGACGTGCGCGGCCGGGAGCACTCGGCAAGCTGGACCGACACGGTTGCCCTCGATGCCGATGGCCCGCGTCGTCTCGGCACACGAGCCCCCGGCCTCTTAGTCGCCTCCGGGCCGGGGTCCCAATAGGATACGGATCGCTCTTGACAAATCGAACGTGCGTTCTATAATGGTGCAGAACACTCGTTCTGATCGCAGTCGGGGGCGCCATGGTTCCACCCATCATCCACGAGATCGAGGCTCGGTCAGCCATCAACGCAGTCCGGGGCATGCCGTTCAAGTGGTCGCTCAATCCCTACAAAGGATGCGTCCATGGTTGCGGGTACTGCTATGCGCGGGCCTATCATGGTTTCCTCGGCTTGCCCGTCTCCACCTTCGACTCGCAGATCTTTGCGAAGACCAACATCGCGGCCGTGCTGGAGGTCGAGCTCCACAAACCATCCTGGGCCTTTGAGCCCATCGCCATCGGGACCGCCACGGATCCGTACCAGCGGTTCGAGGGCCAGTACCGATTGACGCGCGCCTGCCTGGAGACGCTGGCGCGCGTCGACAACCCCGGCTCCGTCACCACCAAAGGGACCCTCGTGACCCGGGACGTCGACGTGCTGGCCGATCTCGCCTCGCGCACCGAATTCGCGGTAAACGTCAGCCTCATCACCCTTGATCGCGAGATCGCGCGAACGATCGAGCCCGGAGCTCCGGCGCCCATGAGCCGCCTCCGCGCCATTGAGCGCTTGGGCGCCGCGGGGATCCCGGTCTCCCTCTTCCTCGCTCCCGTGCTACCCGGGATCACCGACGCTCCCGAGCAGATCGAAGCGGTCGTACGGGCCGCCGCCGAGCACGGCGCCCGGGACGTCTGGGCCGGAACACTTCGGCTCGCGCCCGACGTGAGAGAGCATTTCTTCCAGATCGTCGCTCGGCACTTCCCCCAGCTTCGTCAGGGATACCAGCGGTTCTACTCCGGCGCGACGTATGCTCCAACCGCCTACCAGCTTCGGGTCGAAGGGCTTGTTGGCGCGCAGCGCAGGGCGGCGGGCCTGGGCACGACTCCCACGCATGGCGAGTCCTCGCGCCAGCGACGCGGTCAGCTCGCCCTCCCCATCTAGCGCGCACGAGGCCGGCGAAGGACGTGACGGGTCGATCGCTACAATAAGTGGATGGACGACGTCTTTCACTCTTCGCTTCCGGATATGTCCCACCCTGCCCTTACCGAGCGGCTCGACGCCGATGGGCAGTCGATCACCATCCAGATCTCGAACATCCGACAGTTCGAGGACTACGGGCCCCACGTCGACGTGATCCACCTCTGGGCGCTACGCGCGGATGGGCAGCCGATCGTCCTGCGGGACATCTGGCCCGGGGCTCCGGGCGAGGCCGCCTTCCATTGCTGGAGCTTTCTCTGCGAGCAGCTCTCGGCAGCCGCCACGCTCGTCTACGGCTTGCGCCCACGGGACGACGGCGGGCCGAATCCCCGACTTGGCTGCTGGGGACCCCGCCCCGACCTCGCACGGCCGGATGCGGACGACAGCGCGACCGCGGTCGTAATTGGCGTGGCCGTCGACACCTCCGATGCGCTCCGCGAGCCAAACGAGGGCCTCCTCGTCGTCACACTCCGCTCCGCCCTCGTCGTTGCGCTGCGCCACTGGGTCCAGACGGCGCGAGCGTGGGGGGCCGTATCATAAGCCTCGTGACGAACGCAATCAGAGCCAGCGCCCGATGACGGCCGACGCACAGCTCCTCACGCATTCGCGCACTCGGGCGTCCGTGGCGTTCGGTCTCCTCGGCATACTCCTGGGCCTGGGGCTGGTGGCCGTGCGCGATCGCCTGTATCAGGTCCAGGGCAGCGCCTCGCTCCTCGCCACCGCGCTCCCGTTCGGCTATGCGTACGCGGCGGGTGTCGTGGCCGCGTTCAATCCTTGCGGCATCCTCCTCGTCCCTTCCCTGGTCGCGTACGTGGTGGGAAGCGGCGACGGGCACGAAAAGCGATGGGAAGCCCGAGCCGGCGGCGCGCTCGTCTTCGGTGTGATGGCCAGCCTCGGCTTCGCTGTCGTCTTCGCCGCCGTCGGTTTGCTGTTCGCGATCACGGGTAGCGCCATCGGCAGGCTCTTTCCGATCGGGGGCCTGCTGGTTGGCTTCGCGCTCGGGGCGCTCGGCGCGTGGCTGCTGGTGTCGGACCGGCCATTGGGAATCGTTGGGGCGACGCGAGTCATGGAGCGCGTCCGCCTCGACGCGCAGCCACGCTCGCTGTTCGTGTTCGGCGTGGCATACGGCGTGGCGTCCCTCGCGTGTACGCTGCCCGTGTTCCTCGTCGTGGTTGGGAGCGCCCTCACCTCCGCCGGACTCGCGCAGGCCGCCGCCCAGTTCGTCAGCTACGCGACGGGTATGGGGACCGCCCTCACAGCGGTCATCCTCGGCGCGGCCCTTTTTCAGGGCCTTGTCGCGCGCAGCCTCCGCCTGGCCGCACCGCACGTCCACCGGCTCGCCGCGGCGATGCTGCTCGGCGCCGGCATCTTCGTCGTCCACTACTGGCTCGGGCCCAGTCGCCTCCTGCTGATTCGCTGACGCGCTGCGGCGTGCCTCAGCCCCGTCTCAGGTCGTGGGCGACGAAGGGGCGATGCACCTCTCCAATGCGGCGGATTCGCTCCTGGGCAAGCTGATCCGCGGCGACGCTCGTCGGGACGGCGTCGTCGCGCGCCCGATCGAACACGCGACGCATCGTCTCGCGAACGCGCTCCGCCACGGCCTCCGCCCGCGCGCGCGGCGCCTTCAGGATCTCGCACTCAGCGCTGATGATTCCGCCAGCGTTCACGACGTAATCGGGCGCGTAGACGATGCCGCGCTCGTGCAGCACCTCACCGTGGCGGTCCTCGGCCAGCTGGTTGTTCGCGCCGCCGCACACGAGTCGACATCGCAGCCGCGGGATCGTGTCGCCGTTCAGCACGGCGCCGAGCGCGTTCGGCGAGAAGACGTCGCACTCCACGTCGTAGATCTCGTCAGGCCGAACGACGACGGCACCGAACCGCTGGGCGGCGGCTTCCGCGGCGTCACTCGCCACGTCCGAGACCCACAGCCGCGCCCCTTCCTCTTTCAAATATTCCATGAGGTGCTGGCCGACCTTTCCCGCGCCCTGGACGGCCACCCGCTTGCCAGCCAAAGAATCGGAGCCCCAAACCTCCTCTGCGCCTGCCTTCATCCCGAGGTACACGGTGCGCCCGGTCAGGATGGACGTGTCGCCGAGTCCGCCCCATGCCTCGGGCAGGCCGGTCACCCACGGCGTCTCCGCTCGGACGTGCTGGAGATCGGCCGCGCTGGTTCCGACGTCCGTCGCGCAGATGTAACGGCCGCCCAGCGAGTGAATGAAGCGGCCCATGGCGCGAAACAGCGACTCTGACTTATCCGTTCGCGGGTCGCCGATGATGACCGACTTCCCGCCACCCAGGTCTAGACCGGCCAGCGCGCCCTTGTAGGTCATCGCCCGAGCGAGCCGCAGCACGTCGTTGAGCGCATCCATCTCCGTCGGATATGGCCGCATACGGATCCCGCCGAGGGCCGGCCCGAGCGTCGTGTCGTGAACGGCGATGATCGCCTTGAGCCCGGACGCTCGATCGTGACAGAAGACGACCTGCTCGAAACCGTCCGCGACGATGGACGGAAACAGTTCGCCTGGGTGAATCGCCGACTGCGCACCGTTGGAAACAAGCACCCTGCGCACCTCCTCGCATTCAAATTCTAGCTCCGAGCTGAGGCGGACATTCTTGACGGGCCGCCGGGCCGTGTCTCAGAATCCTCCTCGCGTCGCGCGACACCGACGGCTGGAGATGTCGATGGCCGAGGCTTCACGAGAGATCCGCCTCCTTCGCGAGGCCGACG
The Chloroflexota bacterium genome window above contains:
- a CDS encoding Glu/Leu/Phe/Val dehydrogenase produces the protein MLVSNGAQSAIHPGELFPSIVADGFEQVVFCHDRASGLKAIIAVHDTTLGPALGGIRMRPYPTEMDALNDVLRLARAMTYKGALAGLDLGGGKSVIIGDPRTDKSESLFRAMGRFIHSLGGRYICATDVGTSAADLQHVRAETPWVTGLPEAWGGLGDTSILTGRTVYLGMKAGAEEVWGSDSLAGKRVAVQGAGKVGQHLMEYLKEEGARLWVSDVASDAAEAAAQRFGAVVVRPDEIYDVECDVFSPNALGAVLNGDTIPRLRCRLVCGGANNQLAEDRHGEVLHERGIVYAPDYVVNAGGIISAECEILKAPRARAEAVAERVRETMRRVFDRARDDAVPTSVAADQLAQERIRRIGEVHRPFVAHDLRRG
- a CDS encoding M24 family metallopeptidase, whose product is MVSDLMRRLGLACIVTAPNADGDGRLQPDSQYLAACGAVPTACIVPADGPGVALDVQRVCADGWPDPSAPQHETIDRLMREIAARVRAAIPTRGRCGITGIGGTAGAPDGSAPYGFVRTLATALPGVEWVDVSEELRAIREIKSDDERALVAKAVANLDCAIYRAANVATPGSSELAVWSAMMGELVATGSDPSVTCRWGSGLRPRILDRPTHGELQRGSLILIDLEASVSGYRTRAGGAIALEGCDALYRDLYQMVGIYWSACVSGLAKAGTWARLDAEQATILERIASDAGLPAKLRGSLTVEGCGLGLDAPRHPASPAGEPPSGPIRAGSVFALTASLTVDVRGREHSASWTDTVALDADGPRRLGTRAPGLLVASGPGSQ
- a CDS encoding cytochrome c biogenesis protein CcdA gives rise to the protein MTADAQLLTHSRTRASVAFGLLGILLGLGLVAVRDRLYQVQGSASLLATALPFGYAYAAGVVAAFNPCGILLVPSLVAYVVGSGDGHEKRWEARAGGALVFGVMASLGFAVVFAAVGLLFAITGSAIGRLFPIGGLLVGFALGALGAWLLVSDRPLGIVGATRVMERVRLDAQPRSLFVFGVAYGVASLACTLPVFLVVVGSALTSAGLAQAAAQFVSYATGMGTALTAVILGAALFQGLVARSLRLAAPHVHRLAAAMLLGAGIFVVHYWLGPSRLLLIR
- a CDS encoding radical SAM protein, with amino-acid sequence MVPPIIHEIEARSAINAVRGMPFKWSLNPYKGCVHGCGYCYARAYHGFLGLPVSTFDSQIFAKTNIAAVLEVELHKPSWAFEPIAIGTATDPYQRFEGQYRLTRACLETLARVDNPGSVTTKGTLVTRDVDVLADLASRTEFAVNVSLITLDREIARTIEPGAPAPMSRLRAIERLGAAGIPVSLFLAPVLPGITDAPEQIEAVVRAAAEHGARDVWAGTLRLAPDVREHFFQIVARHFPQLRQGYQRFYSGATYAPTAYQLRVEGLVGAQRRAAGLGTTPTHGESSRQRRGQLALPI